Below is a genomic region from Sebaldella sp. S0638.
ATTGCTGTCAGTCTTGCTTCTTCCCTTACATTCAAATCAGCCAGTTCGTATTCATACAATACATTCAGCGAACCTTTCAGTTTCCACTTATCAGCGTCTCCTAAAGGAAGCACGCCTTTTAGTTCCACTCCCGCTTTTGGTTTTACACTCCATGCATCATTTCCTTCTATTTGTAATTTTTCAAGTCCCTTCTCCGTAAATGTGGGTCTTGTCACATACATTGCCTTTATTCCTCCATATGGTGTAAGTGTCATCCTTTTTCCAAGTGACATTTCCTTACCAAATGTATTGTCACTTGTTATACTGTAACTTTCATATTTTCCTGTTATATCCGAACTTCCATATGGTGATACCCAGTCGACACTTCTCTTCATATCATGAATACTCGCTCTTCCTGTAAGATCATTTCTCAGAATCCAGTCATTTGCCTTATATTTATTATGCATTCCGATCTGTATTGTATCCACATCTTCTTCGTTTTTCTTAGAATCACTAAATTCAAATCCTGTATGTAAGTAACCCAATGAATAACCAAATGTATGTCTATATGTTCTTTCTACCTCTCTAAGAGCCAGAACTCCTGTTGTTTCATAATCATACCCTGTTACTCCGTCTGTTTCTTCTTTATTCTTCCCTTTTCCAGCTATTACATTTATTTTTACATTTTCTTTTGTATTATTCTTAGAATCCTGCAGCAGCCTCATTGAATCTGCAAATGTATCTGCTATATCATTTTCTCTCTGATTCATATTAGCATACACATCTCCTGCAAGGCTTGACATTATATTTCTAAAGTCTGATTCATTTGTTATATAATTTATTCTGTCAAATATTTCTCTTCCGTCACCTGTACTTACTGCATACTTCTCATTTAATGCTTTTCCAAAATCCTCATACCATAACCCGTCTGTAAATGTCTCATATGATTTTCTTGTCATTACCAGATCATTGCCCTGTGCAGTTGCATCCCATGTTAATGACTGTGATATGTACTCTCCCTTTCCTGACAGCCCTTTAAATATATTCACAAATGTATATCTGTCTGCTGCTGTTCCTTTGGCAAAGTCCGGAGCCACTTCAAAGCTGTTAGGCACTACTCCCCCGAATCCTACCTGTGTTGTTGAATTTGTAGTTGCTGTATTTGTTGCAGGATCTATTGTAACTATTACCTTAAATCCGTCATAATTAAAATTACCGTTTACATCTACATATATTTCCCCTGTATTTACAAGTGTCGGCATTTCAGGAAGATCATATGACTGAGAAATCATTCCTTGTGTTGTTCCTGTTATATCTGTTATATTAGCACTATCTGCAGTGGAAGTATAAGCTATTCCCAGTCCTGTTCCTGAAATATTTATCGTTCCTTTATTTACAAGTTTTGTATCTGCTCCTGATAAATATATTCCGTAGACATTATTACCCGATATATTTATCACTGAACCTGCTTCATTATATATCTGTGAACCTCCACGCCCCAGTATTCCTACTGATCCGTCACCCGTAAGATT
It encodes:
- a CDS encoding autotransporter outer membrane beta-barrel domain-containing protein; translation: MSAENYGVITGTGENVRGIYADDYSIVRNYGIINLTGDGSVGILGRGGSQIYNEAGSVINISGNNVYGIYLSGADTKLVNKGTINISGTGLGIAYTSTADSANITDITGTTQGMISQSYDLPEMPTLVNTGEIYVDVNGNFNYDGFKVIVTIDPATNTATTNSTTQVGFGGVVPNSFEVAPDFAKGTAADRYTFVNIFKGLSGKGEYISQSLTWDATAQGNDLVMTRKSYETFTDGLWYEDFGKALNEKYAVSTGDGREIFDRINYITNESDFRNIMSSLAGDVYANMNQRENDIADTFADSMRLLQDSKNNTKENVKINVIAGKGKNKEETDGVTGYDYETTGVLALREVERTYRHTFGYSLGYLHTGFEFSDSKKNEEDVDTIQIGMHNKYKANDWILRNDLTGRASIHDMKRSVDWVSPYGSSDITGKYESYSITSDNTFGKEMSLGKRMTLTPYGGIKAMYVTRPTFTEKGLEKLQIEGNDAWSVKPKAGVELKGVLPLGDADKWKLKGSLNVLYEYELADLNVREEARLTAIEDNYHKLAKPEDENGQLKTQISAGVEIEDRFGIFVTGEYKISESSKNDYRAG